In the Streptomyces sp. WMMC940 genome, GCGACCCGGCGGCCGGACACCCCGGCGCGCGCGTGGTCGCCGACGAGGACGCACTGCGTGCGGAGGTGCGGGACGCCGTCACCGAGCACATGGAGGCGATCCTCGACAGCTTCGGCCCGCGCATGCGGCGCGGACGGCGCGCCCTGTGGGGCATGGCTACGGACGAGGTCGTCGAAGGGCTCTGGTACGTGGCGCACCTTCTCGGCGAGGAGCGCCGCGCCATGACGGAGTTGGAGGCGCTGCTCCCGGGCGCCACCAAGCCGTACGTCGGCACGGCCGGGTTCCGCGAGCTCACCGGGCCGTCCGGGGAGCCGCTGCCCACCAGGGACCGGGCGAGCTGCTGCATGTTCTACACGCTGCGCCCCGAGGACACCTGCGTCACCTGTCCCCGCACCTGCGACGCCGACCGGGTGCGGCGCCTCGCCGCACAGGGCTGACCCGGGCCGGCACTCCCCGGGGTTCGGCTCACGCCCGACGGCGCTCGAAGTTCGGCACCCCCGACGGCACGCTCGACCGACGTCCCGCGAGCTGCGGTAATCGAACTCAATTCCCTTCACCTGCCGGGATGTTCGAGCGAATGGCACCAATTCGCAGGTCATGCGGACCTGTTGGCGCTCTCTTGCCGTGAAACCCCTTGTCCGCGACGGCACTTCGGCCAATATGGCGCGCGAAACGCCCAACGCGATGCAGATGCAAGGGACACCGCATGAGACTGACCGACATATCGCTCGACTGGCTGCTTCCGGGCGGCGTGATGCTCGCAGGGGTCGGCGCGGCGGTCGCGGTGCTCGCGCGCGGCAGGCGCACCCGGGGCAGTGCCGCGACCGAGGACTCGTGGGAGCGCAGCGAGGAACGCCGCAGGCGCAAGGAGGCCGTCTACGGCACCGCGTCGTACCTCCTGCTCTTCTGCTGCGCCGCGGTCGCCGCGGCACTGTCGTTCCACGGCCTGGTCGGCTTCGGCCGGCAGAACCTGAACCTCTCCGGCGGCTGGGAGTACCTGGTCCCGTTCGGCCTCGACGGCGCCGCGATGTTCTGCTCGGTGCTCGCCGTGCGTGAGGCCAGCCACGGCGACGCCGCGCTCGGCTCACGCATCCTGGTCTGGCTGTTCGCCGGTGCGGCGGCCTGGTTCAACTGGGTCCACGCGCCGCGCGGGCTCGGTCACGACGGTGCCCCGCACTTCTTCGCGGGGATGTCGCTGTCCGCGGCCGTGCTCTTCGACCGGGCGCTGAAGCAGACCCGCAGGGCGGCGTTGCGCGAGCAGGGCCTGGTGCCCCGGCCGCTGCCGCAGATCCGGGTCGTGCGGTGGCTGCGGGCGCCCCGTGAGACGTTCGGTGCCTGGTCGCTGATGCTGCTCGAAGGAGTGCGCACCCTCGACGAGGCGGTCGACGAGGTACGCGAGGACCGGCGCCGGAACGAGCAGGAGCGCATGCGCCGTCGCGATCACGAGAAGCTGGAGCGGGCACGGCTGCGGGCGCTCAGCCGGCAGCACCGGGCGTGGGGGCGGCGCGGCGGACGGCAGGTGGAGGTCACCACCACCGTGAGCGGCGGTCTCCCCGGCTCCGCACCGGCCGTCGGAGCCGTCGTGGAGCCCGCCAAGGCCGAGTCCGGCCAACTGCCGTCGCGCTCAAGGCCCTCCCTGCAGGCCGTCAAGGGCAGTGACCCCGTCACGGTCGACCTCACGGCCGAGGACGACACCCAGGCGCTGCCGCGTCTCGAGTCCCTCGAGCAGAAACTCAAGCATCTCGAGCAACAGTTCGGCTGACACCGCACGGTACCGGCACGGGCGGGCCCCTTCACGGGTCCCGCCCGTCCGCGTCGAACCCGCCCGGCGGCGCGTCGCACCCGCGTTCAACGGCGTCGTGGGCCGACCCGCGCTGCACATCGCGACGTACGGACCGGTACGGGGCTCGCGCCTCCCCAACGATCGGCCCCGAGCCTCGCGCCTCCCCAACGATCGGCCCCGAGCCTCGCGTCCGGCTCACGGTCGGCGCCGAGCCTCACTCCCAACTCCGGCGCCCCGGGCGTCATAGCCCTCCGCGTGAGCGA is a window encoding:
- a CDS encoding (2Fe-2S)-binding protein, producing the protein MTVPAVLHGSRPPAPSPATTPVTGAYARMSAVFPGLGVRELTEGEPAPRGTGWVAAADLAAGGAALDAFLAWDDAQVLQDYGRQARPDVVASFGLHRYAWPACLLITVPWFLERRVPRLPVGDVSYQRARSRMAVRVRTFSCLPGDPAAGHPGARVVADEDALRAEVRDAVTEHMEAILDSFGPRMRRGRRALWGMATDEVVEGLWYVAHLLGEERRAMTELEALLPGATKPYVGTAGFRELTGPSGEPLPTRDRASCCMFYTLRPEDTCVTCPRTCDADRVRRLAAQG
- a CDS encoding DUF2637 domain-containing protein gives rise to the protein MRLTDISLDWLLPGGVMLAGVGAAVAVLARGRRTRGSAATEDSWERSEERRRRKEAVYGTASYLLLFCCAAVAAALSFHGLVGFGRQNLNLSGGWEYLVPFGLDGAAMFCSVLAVREASHGDAALGSRILVWLFAGAAAWFNWVHAPRGLGHDGAPHFFAGMSLSAAVLFDRALKQTRRAALREQGLVPRPLPQIRVVRWLRAPRETFGAWSLMLLEGVRTLDEAVDEVREDRRRNEQERMRRRDHEKLERARLRALSRQHRAWGRRGGRQVEVTTTVSGGLPGSAPAVGAVVEPAKAESGQLPSRSRPSLQAVKGSDPVTVDLTAEDDTQALPRLESLEQKLKHLEQQFG